Within Gemmatimonadaceae bacterium, the genomic segment AAATCATACGGGAACGCCGCGATTGTCTGTGCGATTGACGACGGCAGGAGCGACAGCGACCGCATGATCGCTTCGCCGAGAAAGATATGGGTGCCCGGAGTCCACGCGTGTGCTGTGGAGGGCGTGGCGGCGATCGCGATGAGTGCGACGCCGGCCACGCAGAACAGGAACACCAGGGGCTGTCGAGCCGACAGCCGTATGGCCAACCTAGATCCCGATCCGCTTGCGCTGCCGCCGGACCGCTTTGCGGAGGTCGTTCATCTCGGCGCGGACAACGTCGTTGATCGCCTCGCGTGCGCCATCTACGTACTCGCGCACAGAGTCGGCGATGTCGTCAACCGGTACGGAGTCCATGAGCTCTTCGCCGCGCTCGCGGGCAGCGTGATACCCGCGTGCCGACCGCTCGCCGGCCCACCCGGCGGCGTCCCGCCCGCGCTCCGCGGCCCATCGGGCTCCCGGAGCTGTGCGCTCACCCGCCCAGCGTGCGCCTCCGAGGCCGGCAAGAGCGGCCCACTTCGCGCCCCTGCCCGTCGCGCTCAGCATCGGCGCGATCGGCCGGCGGCCGCTCGGTCCTGTGCGGAAGATCAATGTCACTACGGCCCCCACGACTGCGCCGAGAAGGGCCGCGGTCAGGAGGTCAAACTGCTGCTCACTCTCGCCTTCCGAAGTCGTCTCGCGGACGGACGCGCGGGCGTGGCTTCTCCCACTCGGAGTCGCCTTCAATGTATCTGTCATCCAGATCCTCCTCCTTATCGAATGCTTCATGAATGCCGGTGCGAACGCCGCGCAGCGTGGACGCGGTGGACACGAACGCGGCCTCCGCCTCCTCCTGCACCACTGCCAGGAGCGCGTTGAGCTCCTTCACGCGGTCCTCGGCCGCGGCGACCGAGGCGACGAGCTTCTGATTGGCGGCGGCGATCGTCTGGCTCACCTGCTGCACGTCAACGCGGATCGACGTCGAGATGTAATTCACGTTGTCGGCGATCGTGCTGGCGTGCCGCATGATCGGATTGATGTCGCCATAAATCCGGTCGAGCATGTCGCTGACCTTCGCGTAGCTCTTCCGAAAATTCCACGCCGCGGGGACCAGAGCCACCGCGAGAATCAGCAGCGCGATCGAAGCGAGCCCGCTGGCGTACGTCGTGAGCTTCTCGAACGTGGACGCTTCCGACTGCACTTGCTTCGTGATGATCGTGTCGGGGAGCGCAGCGGCGGCCTGCAGCAGCCAGTGTGCTCCCGTCGTCAGCCATTCCGTCATACGCGCGTTGTGTGCAAGGGTAAGGCCATCCCCGGCCATCGTTGTGTGAAACGGTACAAAGAGTGCTACGCGCAATATATTAGCGCAACCGCGCCCACGTTCCGGCTCTGGCCACGCGGTTGAACGATCGTGAGCCTTCCCCGCATCTGATGAGAGAAATGCCCGCTGTCCAATATATCGTAGAGGGAGGGCGCACCCTCCACGGC encodes:
- a CDS encoding DUF948 domain-containing protein, producing MTEWLTTGAHWLLQAAAALPDTIITKQVQSEASTFEKLTTYASGLASIALLILAVALVPAAWNFRKSYAKVSDMLDRIYGDINPIMRHASTIADNVNYISTSIRVDVQQVSQTIAAANQKLVASVAAAEDRVKELNALLAVVQEEAEAAFVSTASTLRGVRTGIHEAFDKEEDLDDRYIEGDSEWEKPRPRVRPRDDFGRRE